TCCAACAGGTGCCAGCCCAACGTTTGCGCAACTCGCCTTGCGACCGTGCCTTTACCCGACCCGCTGGGCCCGTCGATCGTAATGACCGGCGCTGCCGCACTGCTCATGACCCTGCGACCCCGCCCTGTATTATGTCAACTCCGATCGACTGCAGCTGGTCGACAAATCCCGGGAATGAGGTATTCACATTGGCCACGTCTTCGATCCGCACGGTGTCGTTGGCTCGACTTGCGGCCACCGCAAATGCCATGGCAATCCGGTGGTCGCTGTGACTTTGGACGGTGCCACTCCCGATCGGGCCGCCGCTGATGCGAATGCCGTCCGGCTGCTCTTCGAGCCGAATGCCGAGCACCCGCAAGCCATCCGCCATCGCGCTGATGCGATCACTCTCTTTGACCCGCAACTCTGCGAGACCGCTGAATTCTGTCGTCCCTTCGGCGCAGGCTGCCGCCACGAACAAGGCTGGAAACTCATCGATCGCAAGTGGCACCAGCGCCGGGTCCAGCGTGATGGCCCGCAGCTTCGACGAGCGAATTTCCAGATCGGCAACCGGCTCATCGCCACAACGACGCTCGTTATGAAGGCGTATATCCGCTCCCATCTGCCGCAGGATAGTGATGACCCCTGCCCGGGTAGGATTCACCCCCACATTCTCCAACATGACGCAGCTGTTGTCGGCGATCAGTGCGGCCAGCATGGGGAACGTGGCTGACGACAAATCGCCCGGCACCACAATATCAATCCCGCGCATTGCTGAGCCCGGCAGGATTGATACCCGCTCCGCGTCACGATATACGGTAGCGCCCATCGCGGTAAGCATGCGCTCGGTATGATCACGCGATACCGCCGGCTCCAGCACACTGGTCGCGCCATGCGCGTACAAACCGGCAAGCAGAATTGCTGATTTTACTTGCGCGCTTGCGACCGGCATTGCGTAATCGATACCGGTCAGCTGGTTACCGCCCACAATCTTAAGTGGCGGTCGCCCGTCCGCACTGTGAATTTCCGCGCCCATCCGCATCAGCGGTTCGACTACGCGCCCCATGGGCCGACCCGAGAGTGACTCATCGCCGCACAGTGTTGAGGAGAAGCTCTGGCCTGCGAGTAAACCGCAAAACAGGCGCATCGCCGTTCCCGAATTACCCAGGTCAAGGTCGATGGCCGGCGCCCTCATACCGTGCAATCCGACGCCGGTAATGACCACCGAATGGTCAGCCGATTCCTCAATATTCACGCCCAGCGAACGCAGTGCCGCCAGTGTCGCCAGGCAATCTGCGCCGTTGAGAAAGCCGCTGGCGCGCGTTTGCCCTTCCGCAATAGCACCAAACATGAGCGCCCGGTGCGAGATGGATTTGTCACCCGGTACCCGCAGCGAGCCATTGCCGACGGCGGAAGGAGAAACGAGATAATGCATGCCCGGCCTAACTGATGGCACGCGGGTACGCGCCAAGTACACGAAACAGCGAACTTAGCTCGCGCAATTCGGCCAAGGCTTCAGACACCGGTGATTGCTCGGCATGCCCGTCGATATCCAGAAAAAAGACGTAGTCCCAGTTGCGTCGCCGCGATGGTCTCGACTCAATCCGGGTAATGTTCACGCCATGCGTGGCAAACGGCTGCAGTAAGGAATGCAGTACGCCCGCGCCTGCCGCCGTACCGCTGGTGGATACCATGATGGTCGTCTTGTCCAGCCCACTCGCCGCCAGCAGGTTGCGGCCTATCACGAGAAACCGGGTCGCGTTGTCCGCGCTGTCCTCGATGTTATTGACCATGATTCTCAGATCGTAGACCTCGGCCGCTGCATCACTGCCAATGGCCGCCGTACCTGACTCGTCGCGGGCGCGGCGTGCACCAACGGCATTGCTACTGACGCCAATAAGCTCCACCTGCGGCAAATACTCCCGCAACCAGCCGCGGCATTGTGCCAACGCCTGCTCATGCGCACACACACGCTCAACCTTTTCGAGACTCTGCATGGTGCCGAGCAGGTGCTGTTCGATTCGTAATTCAATTTCACCGCCGATCTTCAGCGGCGATGTAAGAAACATGTCGAGCGTGTTGTTGACTGTGCCCTCCGTAGAGTTTTCGATAGGCACGACGCCGAAATCGGCAACACCACTCTCAACTTCCTGGAAAACCTCGTCGATCGTGCCGAATGGCAAGGCGCGCACCGAGTGCCCGAAGTGCTTGTAAACAGCCGCTTGTGTAAAAGTCCCTTCCGGCCCAAGAAAGCCGACCTTGAGGGGCTCCTGTTGCGCGAGGCAAGCTGACATGATCTCGCGAAAAAGCCGTAACATTTCTTCGTCACGCAAAGGCCCTTCATTGCGCGCAAGCACCTTGCGCAGGACTTCCGCCTCGCGTTCCGGACGGTAATAGTCCACCGCTGCCGCCAGGTCGCCTTTGCTTATGCCCACCTGCTGGGCAAAGCGGGCCCGTTCATTGATCAGCGCCTGTATTTGCTGATCAACCTCATCAATACGCTTGCGCATTGCGGGCAGATCAACGGCTGCTTCTGAATCCTTACTGGCTTTGGACATGCGTTTGCCTGCTGACGGTCATCAAGCGAAAATGCCGTGACAAGTGGCCGCCTTGCAGACGGCTTTCCAAGTCAAGGCTGTCAGGATATCGGCTTACCAAGATTACGCAATCTCAGCACGCCCTTAATTCCACGGATCGCCTGCATCGTTTCCTCGGATACCGGACCATCGAGATCGACGATCGTGTACGCGATATCCCCCATGGACTTGTTCAGAAGGTCAGCAATGTTCAGGCCAGCCTGAGCCAGGCAGGTCGAAATCTGGCCAACCATGTTCGGCACGTTCGCGTTCGCAATGGTTATACGCCACGCGTCGGCACGGGGAATGACCGCCTCTGGAAAGTTGACTGAAGAACGAACATTGCCGTTTTCCAGGTATTCTTTGACATTCTCGGCGACCATTACGGCGCAGTTTTCTTCCGCTTCGGTCGTTGATGCTCCCAAATGCGGCAGCGCGATAACTTTGGGGTGCGCAATCAGTTCCGGTGTAGGGAAGTCGCAAACGTAAGCATGCAGCTTGCCGCTGTTGAGTGCTTGCAACGCAGCCTTTGAATCGACCACCCCACCGCGGGCAAAGTTGATGATTACACTGCCATCTTTCATCAAGCTCAGTCGATCGGCACTGACCAGACCTTTCGTGCCATCGACGAGAGGCACGTGAACGGAAACCACATCCGATGCTTTGAACAAGCGATCCAGAGTCTCTACCTGCTTGACGCCGGACGACAACTGCCACGCGCGCTTGACGGTAATCTTGGGATCGAAGCCGACGACTTTCATGCCCAGTGCCAAAGCAACATTGGCCACTTCGACGCCAATGGCGCCAAGGCCAATCACGCCGAGGGTACGTCCGGGCAATTCGAAGCCAACAAACTTCTTCTTGCCGTTTTCAACGTCCTTGGCAAGCTCATCGCCAGTCGAGGTCAACGATTTGACGTACTCGCGGGCATCGCAAATATTTCGTGCAGCGAGCAAGAGACCGGCGACCGCCAGCTCTTTGACAGCGTTCGCATTGGCGCCAGGCGCGTTAAAGACCGGTACGCCGCGGTCGCTCATGGCAGATACCGGGATGTTGTTGACACCAGCGCCTGCGCGCCCAATGGCGGCAACCGATTCCGGAATCGTCATGTCATGCATGTTATGCGACCGCAGAATGACAGCGTCCGGCGAGGAGGACTCCGAACTGACTTCATAGCGGTCACGAGGTAAGCGGCGCAAGCCGGCCACGGCGATGTTATTCAGTGTTAATACTTTGTACATGATGTCGTTTGTCTGGCTCAGGTAATTCGGTAAAGGAATCAGGACTGCGATTTCTCGAAATCTTGCATGAACTGGATCAGAGCATCGACCGCCGCTTCAGAAACGGCATTGTAGATCGAAGCACGCATGCCACCGACTGAACGATGGCCTTTGAGATTGGTTAGACCTGCGGCATCCGCCTGAGCGAGAAACTCGCCGTCCAGACCGGAATCAGCAAGGATAAAGGGGACGTTCATCCAGGACCGGGCATCCACAGCAACCGGATTCGTATAAAACCCGGAGGCATCTATTGCCGCGTACAGTTTCTTCGCCTTGCGTTCATTGACGGCAGCGACCGATTCCAGACCGCCCTGTTCCAGCAGGTAATCGAACACCAGGCCAGCGGCGTACCAGGCAAACGTCGGCGGCGTGTTGGTCATGGAGCCTGATTCCGCAAACGCTTTGTAGGTCAGCAAGGTCGGCAGACCTGGCCGGGCACGCTCGAGAAGGTCATTACGAACGATCACCACCGTGATTCCGGCGGGACCGATGTTCTTCTGCGCCCCGGCGTAGATCAGACCGAATTTGCTGACGTCCACCGGCCGCGACAGTATCGTGCTGGACATGTCAGCCACCAATGGCGTGTCCCCTGCGTTGGGCACGAAATGAAACTCGACACCGCCAATAGTCTCATTGGGTGTGTAGTGCAGATAGGCGGCATCTTTCGTGCGGCGCCACTCATCTTCGGGCGGAATATGGCAATGCCCACTGTCTTCGCTGCTGGCCGCCACGTTGACCTTGCAGTGCAAAGCAGCCTCCTTCAGCGCCTTTTTCGACCAACTGCCCGTTTGCACGTAATCAGCCGTATCACCCGGGCCAGCGAGATTGAGGGCCGTCATGGCAAATTGCAGGGTAGCCCCTCCCTGCAAAAACAGCACACTGTAGTCCGAACTGATTCCGAGCAGTTTGCGCAGATCGGCCTCTGCTTTTTCAGCGACGGCGATAAACGGTTTGCTGCGATGACTGACTTCCATGACGGACATTCCCGAGCCTTGCCAGTCCGGGATGTCGTTACGAATACGGTCTAATACGGGTTCTGGCAATGCAGCTGGGCCAGCGCTGAAGTTGAATACGCGGGACATGCGATTTCCTGTAGAGATTGAGTTAATTCGAGAGGCAGGTGAACAACACTATAGGGGCTGACTGTGACCGATTTATTCGGCGTCGGCTTCATCCTCACCCATGAGTTCGATTCGCGCCAGACCAACGAGCCGCTGGCCCGACTCCAGACGAATCAGTCGAACGCCCTGCGTGTTACGGCCGATGATCGAAATATCGCTGACCGGTGTTCGCACCAAGGTGCCACTGGAGCTGATCAGCATGATTTCGTCGTCGTCCGCCACCTGCAATGCGCCCACCGTACGGCCATTCCGGTCCGTCGTCTGTATGGCAATAACACCCTGACCGCCACGTCCCTGGACCGGGAAATCGTCGATCTCCGTGCGCTTGCCGTAACCGTTTTCTGTCGCGGTGAGAATCATGCCACCGCTAAGAATAGACAGCCCGATAACCTCGTGACCGTCACTGAGTTTGATGCCGCGAACGCCGGCGGCACCGCGGCCCATCGGCCGTACATCGCCCTCATTAAACCGGATCGCCTTGCCATTGCTGGCCACCAGCAAAATTTCCTGCTGGCCATCCGTCAGGGCCACATTGACCAGCCGATCATCACGCAAATCTATCGCTATGATGCCGTTTGCCCGCGGCC
The DNA window shown above is from Woeseia oceani and carries:
- the aroA gene encoding 3-phosphoshikimate 1-carboxyvinyltransferase, which translates into the protein MHYLVSPSAVGNGSLRVPGDKSISHRALMFGAIAEGQTRASGFLNGADCLATLAALRSLGVNIEESADHSVVITGVGLHGMRAPAIDLDLGNSGTAMRLFCGLLAGQSFSSTLCGDESLSGRPMGRVVEPLMRMGAEIHSADGRPPLKIVGGNQLTGIDYAMPVASAQVKSAILLAGLYAHGATSVLEPAVSRDHTERMLTAMGATVYRDAERVSILPGSAMRGIDIVVPGDLSSATFPMLAALIADNSCVMLENVGVNPTRAGVITILRQMGADIRLHNERRCGDEPVADLEIRSSKLRAITLDPALVPLAIDEFPALFVAAACAEGTTEFSGLAELRVKESDRISAMADGLRVLGIRLEEQPDGIRISGGPIGSGTVQSHSDHRIAMAFAVAASRANDTVRIEDVANVNTSFPGFVDQLQSIGVDIIQGGVAGS
- the pheA gene encoding prephenate dehydratase — encoded protein: MSKASKDSEAAVDLPAMRKRIDEVDQQIQALINERARFAQQVGISKGDLAAAVDYYRPEREAEVLRKVLARNEGPLRDEEMLRLFREIMSACLAQQEPLKVGFLGPEGTFTQAAVYKHFGHSVRALPFGTIDEVFQEVESGVADFGVVPIENSTEGTVNNTLDMFLTSPLKIGGEIELRIEQHLLGTMQSLEKVERVCAHEQALAQCRGWLREYLPQVELIGVSSNAVGARRARDESGTAAIGSDAAAEVYDLRIMVNNIEDSADNATRFLVIGRNLLAASGLDKTTIMVSTSGTAAGAGVLHSLLQPFATHGVNITRIESRPSRRRNWDYVFFLDIDGHAEQSPVSEALAELRELSSLFRVLGAYPRAIS
- a CDS encoding phosphoglycerate dehydrogenase, giving the protein MYKVLTLNNIAVAGLRRLPRDRYEVSSESSSPDAVILRSHNMHDMTIPESVAAIGRAGAGVNNIPVSAMSDRGVPVFNAPGANANAVKELAVAGLLLAARNICDAREYVKSLTSTGDELAKDVENGKKKFVGFELPGRTLGVIGLGAIGVEVANVALALGMKVVGFDPKITVKRAWQLSSGVKQVETLDRLFKASDVVSVHVPLVDGTKGLVSADRLSLMKDGSVIINFARGGVVDSKAALQALNSGKLHAYVCDFPTPELIAHPKVIALPHLGASTTEAEENCAVMVAENVKEYLENGNVRSSVNFPEAVIPRADAWRITIANANVPNMVGQISTCLAQAGLNIADLLNKSMGDIAYTIVDLDGPVSEETMQAIRGIKGVLRLRNLGKPIS
- the serC gene encoding 3-phosphoserine/phosphohydroxythreonine transaminase; this encodes MSRVFNFSAGPAALPEPVLDRIRNDIPDWQGSGMSVMEVSHRSKPFIAVAEKAEADLRKLLGISSDYSVLFLQGGATLQFAMTALNLAGPGDTADYVQTGSWSKKALKEAALHCKVNVAASSEDSGHCHIPPEDEWRRTKDAAYLHYTPNETIGGVEFHFVPNAGDTPLVADMSSTILSRPVDVSKFGLIYAGAQKNIGPAGITVVIVRNDLLERARPGLPTLLTYKAFAESGSMTNTPPTFAWYAAGLVFDYLLEQGGLESVAAVNERKAKKLYAAIDASGFYTNPVAVDARSWMNVPFILADSGLDGEFLAQADAAGLTNLKGHRSVGGMRASIYNAVSEAAVDALIQFMQDFEKSQS